One part of the Streptomyces ferrugineus genome encodes these proteins:
- a CDS encoding phage holin family protein, protein MKNFVVKTIANAGALAVAVWLLDKITLTGDSTGKKVGTLILVALIFGLVNFVVKPIVKLLSLPLLILTLGLFTLIVNALMLLLTSWLADKFDLSFHVEGFWTAVLGGLIISIVSWALHVLLPDGD, encoded by the coding sequence ATGAAGAATTTCGTAGTCAAGACGATCGCCAACGCGGGCGCCCTGGCGGTCGCCGTCTGGCTGCTCGACAAGATCACCCTGACCGGTGACAGCACGGGCAAGAAGGTCGGCACCCTGATCCTCGTCGCGCTGATCTTCGGCCTGGTGAACTTCGTGGTCAAGCCGATAGTGAAGCTCCTGAGCCTCCCGCTGCTCATCCTGACGCTCGGCTTGTTCACACTGATCGTCAACGCGCTGATGCTGCTGCTGACCTCGTGGCTCGCCGACAAGTTCGACCTGAGCTTCCATGTCGAGGGCTTCTGGACGGCGGTGCTCGGCGGCCTGATCATCTCGATCGTCTCCTGGGCCCTGCACGTCCTCCTGCCCGACGGGGACTGA
- a CDS encoding cyclophilin-like fold protein — protein sequence MQIRISWPAGHLTARLDDTPTAQSLAKALPLASTARTWGEEVYFDTGVSVSRETDAQQVVEPGTVAFWTDGDALALPYGPTPISRGDECRLASPCNILGRLDDDPRLLATVRDGDPVRVELMDA from the coding sequence ATGCAGATACGGATCTCATGGCCTGCGGGGCACCTCACCGCACGCCTGGACGACACCCCGACCGCACAGTCTCTCGCCAAAGCCCTGCCACTGGCCTCCACCGCCCGCACCTGGGGCGAGGAGGTGTACTTCGACACAGGAGTGTCCGTTTCACGTGAAACGGACGCACAGCAGGTCGTCGAGCCCGGCACGGTCGCCTTCTGGACCGACGGCGACGCGCTCGCCCTCCCTTACGGCCCCACGCCGATCTCGCGAGGCGACGAGTGCCGCCTCGCGAGCCCGTGCAACATCCTGGGCCGCCTCGACGACGACCCCCGCCTGCTGGCGACGGTGCGCGACGGCGACCCCGTGCGCGTGGAACTCATGGACGCCTGA
- a CDS encoding IclR family transcriptional regulator, with translation MRLLECVAGHTYGAPAKQLARETGLALPTAYHLLRTLVHEGYLRRDKGLFFLGEAAMLLSSSGAEQKRRSTVADALAQCRDAIGVPVYYAQYRDGEIEVMCVSDTPGNPAVEEWADFRETGHAHAIGQCLLSQLDEDARRDHLERHPVQSITPYTVRDSRTLLRRLEQMRRMEPVTERQEYALGTVCAAIPITVGTTAATMAISLPVEQADRLLPAARQLQDEVGRLLGSLAISISI, from the coding sequence ATGCGCCTGCTGGAATGCGTCGCCGGGCACACATACGGCGCCCCGGCCAAGCAACTGGCCCGCGAGACGGGCCTGGCGCTGCCCACGGCCTACCACCTCCTGCGCACGCTGGTGCACGAGGGCTATCTGCGCCGCGACAAGGGCCTGTTCTTCCTCGGCGAGGCAGCCATGCTGCTGAGCAGCAGCGGAGCCGAGCAGAAACGTCGCAGCACCGTCGCCGACGCGCTCGCCCAGTGCCGTGACGCCATCGGGGTCCCCGTCTACTACGCCCAGTACCGCGACGGCGAGATCGAGGTCATGTGCGTCTCCGACACCCCCGGCAATCCGGCGGTCGAGGAATGGGCCGACTTCCGCGAGACCGGCCACGCGCACGCCATCGGGCAGTGTCTGCTGTCCCAGCTCGACGAGGACGCCCGGCGCGATCATCTCGAGCGCCATCCCGTGCAGTCCATCACCCCGTACACGGTCCGCGACAGCCGCACGCTGCTCCGACGTCTCGAACAGATGCGCAGGATGGAGCCGGTGACCGAGCGTCAGGAGTACGCGCTGGGCACGGTGTGCGCGGCGATTCCCATCACGGTGGGTACCACGGCCGCGACGATGGCCATTTCCCTACCCGTCGAACAGGCCGACCGGCTGCTGCCGGCGGCCCGGCAGCTGCAGGACGAGGTCGGGCGGCTCCTGGGGTCACTGGCGATCTCTATCAGCATCTGA
- the hisC gene encoding histidinol-phosphate transaminase: protein MSETSPKLRAELEGIPTYKPGKPAAAGGPVAYKLSSNENPYPPLPGVMETVTAAASSFNRYPDMMCTALMNELSDRFGVPLSHLATGTGSVGVAQQLLQSTAGPGDEVIYAWRSFEAYPIITQISGATSVKVPLTAGEVHDLDAMAGAITDRTRLIFVCNPNNPTGTVVKRAELERFLDRVPGDVLVVLDEAYREFIRDPEVPDGVEIYRERPNVCVLRTFSKAYGLAGLRVGFAVAQEPVAAALRKTAVPFGVSQLAQDAAIASLRAEDELLGRVGSLVCERNRVVDGLRAQGWTVPETQANFVWLRLGERTVAFAQACEQAGVVIRPFPGEGVRVTVGEAEANDIFLKVAEGFRKEL, encoded by the coding sequence GTGAGCGAGACGAGCCCCAAGCTGCGCGCCGAGCTGGAGGGTATCCCCACCTACAAGCCGGGCAAGCCTGCCGCGGCCGGTGGTCCGGTGGCCTACAAGCTGTCCTCCAACGAGAACCCCTATCCGCCGCTCCCTGGCGTGATGGAGACGGTGACGGCCGCCGCCTCGTCCTTCAACCGCTATCCGGACATGATGTGCACGGCGCTGATGAACGAGCTCTCCGACCGTTTCGGCGTCCCGCTGTCCCATCTGGCCACCGGCACCGGTTCGGTCGGAGTCGCCCAGCAACTGCTGCAGTCCACCGCCGGACCCGGCGACGAGGTCATCTACGCGTGGCGGTCCTTCGAGGCGTACCCGATCATCACGCAGATCAGCGGTGCCACGTCCGTCAAGGTGCCGCTGACTGCGGGCGAGGTGCACGACCTGGACGCGATGGCCGGCGCCATCACTGACCGCACCAGGCTGATTTTCGTCTGCAATCCCAACAACCCGACGGGCACGGTTGTGAAGCGGGCCGAGCTGGAGCGGTTCCTCGACCGGGTGCCCGGCGATGTCCTGGTGGTGCTGGACGAGGCGTACCGAGAGTTCATCCGTGATCCCGAGGTGCCGGACGGGGTGGAGATCTACCGCGAGCGGCCGAACGTCTGTGTTCTGCGGACGTTCTCCAAGGCCTATGGCCTCGCCGGCCTCCGGGTCGGCTTCGCGGTCGCCCAGGAGCCGGTCGCGGCAGCCCTGCGCAAGACGGCTGTGCCGTTCGGGGTGAGCCAGCTCGCGCAGGACGCGGCCATCGCCTCGCTGCGTGCCGAGGACGAACTGCTCGGCCGGGTCGGGTCATTGGTGTGCGAGCGCAACCGCGTGGTCGATGGGCTGCGCGCTCAGGGCTGGACGGTGCCCGAGACCCAGGCCAACTTCGTGTGGCTGCGGCTGGGGGAGCGCACGGTCGCCTTCGCTCAGGCCTGTGAGCAGGCGGGCGTGGTGATCCGGCCGTTCCCGGGCGAGGGTGTGCGGGTGACGGTCGGGGAGGCTGAGGCGAACGACATCTTCCTGAAGGTGGCGGAAGGGTTCCGCAAGGAGCTTTAG
- a CDS encoding low molecular weight protein-tyrosine-phosphatase: MTYRVCFVCTGNICRSPMAESVFRARIEEAGLDGLVEVDSAGTGGWHEGDPADPRTVSVLEEHGYGSGHRARQFQPSWFARVDLVVALDSGHLKALRRLAASPEDAAKVRLLRSFDPAAGDDLDVPDPYYGGRDGFEECLEMVEAASTGLLAAVREQVEGQAA, from the coding sequence ATGACCTACCGCGTCTGCTTCGTCTGCACCGGCAACATCTGCCGCTCGCCGATGGCCGAGTCCGTCTTCCGCGCCCGCATCGAGGAGGCCGGGCTCGACGGCCTGGTCGAGGTGGACAGCGCCGGCACCGGCGGCTGGCACGAGGGCGACCCGGCCGACCCGCGCACCGTCTCCGTCCTCGAGGAGCACGGCTACGGCAGCGGCCACAGGGCCCGGCAGTTCCAGCCGTCCTGGTTCGCCCGCGTCGACCTCGTCGTCGCCCTCGACTCCGGCCATCTCAAGGCCCTTCGCCGCCTCGCTGCCTCACCGGAGGACGCGGCGAAGGTGCGGCTGCTGCGCTCCTTCGACCCCGCGGCCGGCGACGACCTCGATGTGCCGGACCCGTACTACGGCGGCCGGGACGGCTTCGAGGAGTGCCTGGAGATGGTGGAGGCGGCGAGCACGGGGCTGCTCGCGGCGGTCCGTGAACAGGTGGAGGGGCAGGCGGCATGA
- a CDS encoding SsgA family sporulation/cell division regulator translates to MRESVQAEVMMSFLVSEELSFRIPVELRYETCDPYAVRLTFHLPGDAPVTWAFGRELLVDGVGRPCGEGDVRVSPAGSETLGDVLIRLQVGADQALFRSSVAPLVAFLDRTDKLVPLGQEGALADFDAHLDEALDRILAEEQSAG, encoded by the coding sequence ATGCGCGAGTCCGTACAGGCAGAGGTCATGATGAGCTTTCTCGTGTCCGAGGAGCTCTCCTTCCGCATCCCGGTGGAGTTGCGTTACGAGACCTGTGATCCCTATGCGGTACGGCTGACCTTCCACCTGCCCGGCGATGCTCCGGTGACCTGGGCCTTCGGCCGGGAGCTGCTGGTCGACGGGGTGGGCAGACCGTGCGGGGAGGGTGATGTACGGGTCTCGCCGGCCGGTTCCGAGACGCTGGGCGATGTGTTGATCCGGCTTCAGGTCGGTGCCGACCAGGCGCTGTTCCGCTCCTCTGTGGCGCCGCTGGTGGCCTTCCTGGACCGCACCGACAAGCTGGTGCCGCTCGGGCAGGAGGGAGCGCTCGCCGACTTCGACGCCCACCTCGACGAGGCCCTGGACCGCATCCTGGCGGAGGAGCAGAGCGCCGGCTGA
- a CDS encoding metallophosphoesterase translates to MTQGAGQGPEVERTATLRDFRVPAYVHEAGPYAHSTHPGEVAPSLDETYPEGYTPTERDLPVINRGDTVQVAVDPAALPTPQSTAGPGPLFVVGDVHGYLDELVAALQEKGLIDSAGNWSAGTARLWFLGDFTDRGPDGIGVIDLVMRLSAEAAAAGGYCKALMGNHELLLIGAKRFGDTPVNSGAGTATFQAAWLLNGGQKTDMDRLQDHHLQWMSRLDAMEAVDGHLLVHSDTTAYLDYGDSIEAVNDTVRETLTRNDADEVWDLFRKFTKRFSFRDEGGADHVRSLLDTYGGTRIVHGHSPIPYLLGEVGSEDDEDGNDPVVEGPHVYAEGLAIAMDGGVTMAGKLLVQQLPLDI, encoded by the coding sequence ATGACTCAGGGGGCCGGTCAGGGACCCGAGGTGGAGCGCACGGCGACGTTGCGCGACTTCCGGGTGCCCGCGTACGTCCACGAGGCCGGTCCGTATGCCCACAGCACACACCCGGGTGAGGTCGCCCCGTCCCTCGACGAGACCTACCCCGAGGGGTACACGCCCACCGAGCGCGACCTGCCGGTGATCAACCGCGGCGACACCGTGCAGGTGGCCGTCGACCCCGCCGCCCTGCCGACCCCGCAGTCCACGGCCGGCCCCGGCCCGCTGTTCGTCGTCGGTGATGTGCACGGCTATCTCGACGAGCTGGTGGCCGCACTCCAGGAGAAGGGCCTCATCGACTCGGCGGGGAACTGGTCCGCGGGCACCGCCCGGCTGTGGTTCCTCGGCGACTTCACCGACCGCGGCCCGGACGGCATCGGCGTCATCGACCTCGTGATGCGGCTGTCCGCCGAGGCCGCCGCGGCCGGCGGCTACTGCAAGGCCCTGATGGGCAATCACGAGCTGCTGCTGATCGGCGCCAAGCGGTTCGGCGACACCCCCGTCAACTCCGGCGCGGGCACCGCCACCTTCCAGGCGGCCTGGCTCCTCAACGGTGGCCAGAAGACCGACATGGACCGTCTCCAGGACCACCATCTGCAGTGGATGTCCCGGCTGGACGCCATGGAAGCGGTCGACGGCCATCTGCTCGTGCACTCGGACACCACCGCCTATCTCGACTACGGCGACTCGATCGAAGCGGTCAACGACACCGTCCGCGAGACGCTCACGCGCAATGACGCCGACGAGGTCTGGGACCTGTTCCGCAAGTTCACCAAGCGTTTCTCCTTCCGCGACGAGGGCGGCGCGGACCATGTGCGCTCCCTGCTCGATACGTACGGCGGCACCCGCATCGTTCACGGCCACAGCCCCATTCCGTATCTGCTGGGCGAGGTCGGCTCCGAGGACGACGAGGACGGCAACGACCCCGTGGTCGAGGGACCGCACGTCTACGCCGAGGGCCTCGCCATCGCGATGGACGGCGGCGTGACCATGGCCGGAAAGCTGCTGGTCCAGCAACTTCCCCTGGATATCTGA
- a CDS encoding DUF5326 family protein, whose product MREIFAGLPWWVKWVAVPVIALVVFGGLIASVVGFVIGLLFKLLVFVALVGGLIYVVRKFMSSSSSRSDW is encoded by the coding sequence ATGCGTGAGATCTTCGCAGGATTGCCGTGGTGGGTGAAGTGGGTCGCGGTGCCGGTCATCGCCCTGGTCGTGTTCGGCGGGCTGATAGCCAGCGTCGTCGGTTTCGTGATCGGACTGCTCTTCAAGCTCCTGGTCTTCGTGGCGCTGGTCGGTGGACTGATCTACGTCGTACGGAAGTTCATGTCGAGCTCTTCGTCCCGCAGCGACTGGTGA
- a CDS encoding LacI family DNA-binding transcriptional regulator, which produces MTAAGKHQVSRAETSRRGSRPGRAGIRDVAAAAGVSITTVSDALNGKGRLPDATRRHVREVADRLGYRPSAAARTLRTGKSGLIGLTVTTYGDEPFTFTEFAYFAEMARAATSAALARGYALVILPATSRHDVWSNVALDGTVVIDPSDQDPVVSELVRQGLPVVSDGRPAGSLPVTAWVDNDHEAAVLGILDHLADAGARRIGLLTGTTTDTYTHLSTTAYLRWCERVGQDPVYEAYPAHDPCAGAVAADRLLARPDRPDAVYGLFDPNGTDLLAAARRYGLRVPDDLLLVCCSESTVYANTEPPITTLSLKPRRIGTAVVQLLIDAIEGLESEQTVEQVIPTELIVRTSSQRRPPRTTVSPPRSPEDR; this is translated from the coding sequence ATGACAGCAGCAGGGAAGCACCAGGTGAGCCGCGCGGAAACCTCACGTCGAGGAAGTCGGCCCGGTCGGGCGGGCATCAGAGACGTGGCGGCCGCCGCCGGGGTCTCCATCACGACCGTCTCCGACGCCCTCAACGGCAAGGGCCGGCTCCCCGACGCCACCCGACGCCATGTCCGCGAGGTCGCCGACCGGCTGGGCTACCGGCCGTCGGCCGCCGCCAGAACACTCCGTACCGGCAAGTCGGGACTCATCGGCCTGACCGTGACGACCTATGGGGATGAACCTTTCACCTTCACCGAGTTCGCGTACTTCGCCGAGATGGCCCGCGCCGCCACCTCGGCCGCGCTCGCCCGCGGCTACGCCCTCGTGATCCTCCCCGCGACCTCGCGCCACGACGTCTGGTCCAACGTCGCCCTCGACGGCACCGTCGTCATCGACCCGTCCGACCAGGACCCGGTCGTCAGCGAACTGGTCAGACAGGGCCTCCCGGTCGTCTCCGACGGCCGCCCCGCCGGCTCGCTCCCGGTCACCGCCTGGGTCGACAACGACCACGAGGCCGCCGTACTCGGCATCCTCGACCACCTCGCCGACGCGGGCGCCCGCCGGATCGGCCTGCTCACGGGCACCACGACGGACACGTACACCCATCTGTCGACCACCGCGTACCTGCGCTGGTGCGAGCGCGTCGGCCAGGACCCGGTGTACGAGGCCTACCCGGCGCACGACCCGTGCGCGGGCGCCGTCGCCGCCGACCGGCTGCTCGCCCGCCCCGACCGGCCCGACGCGGTCTACGGGCTGTTCGACCCGAACGGCACCGACCTGCTCGCCGCCGCCCGCCGCTACGGTCTGCGCGTACCGGACGACCTGCTTCTGGTGTGCTGCAGCGAGTCGACGGTGTACGCCAACACCGAGCCGCCCATCACCACGCTCTCCCTGAAGCCACGCCGCATCGGCACAGCGGTGGTCCAGCTCCTCATCGACGCCATCGAGGGGCTGGAGTCGGAGCAGACGGTCGAGCAGGTGATACCGACCGAACTGATCGTGCGTACCTCGTCCCAGCGACGTCCGCCGCGTACCACGGTCAGCCCGCCCCGGTCCCCCGAGGACCGGTAG
- the thiC gene encoding phosphomethylpyrimidine synthase ThiC, protein MTIKDARTPASNQDEQPIQGEPSPEAGKSIGWHKAYVEGSRPDLRVPVRQVHLTNGQSVTLYDTSGPYTDPLADTDVRRGLAPLRENWIIARGDTEEYAGRPVRPEDDGIKHTSPRGGLRNLDAVFPGRPRQPRRSRDGEAVTQLAYARRGEITPEMEFVAIRENVSPEVVREEIAAGRAVLPANVNHPEIEPMIIGKRFLVKVNANIGNSAVTSSIEEEVEKMTWATRWGADTVMDLSTGRNIHTTREWVLRNSPVPIGTVPLYQALEKVDGRAEELTWEIYKDTVIEQAEQGVDYMTVHAGVRLPYVPLTANRKTGIVSRGGSIMAAWCLAHHKESFLYENFEELCEILAAYDVTYSLGDGLRPGSIADANDEAQFAELRTLGELNQIAKRFNVQTMIEGPGHVPMHKIKENIDLQQEICDEAPFYTLGPLTTDVAPAYDHITSGIGAAMIAWWGTAMLCYVTPKEHLGLPNRDDVKTGVITYKIAAHAADLAKGHPGAQEWDDALSDARFEFRWEDQFNLALDPDTAREFHDETLPAEPAKTAHFCSMCGPKFCSMKISQDIRRRHGDSQAEIEEGMAQKSKEFAAAGNRVYLPIAD, encoded by the coding sequence ATGACCATCAAGGACGCGCGCACGCCTGCCTCCAACCAGGACGAACAGCCCATTCAGGGCGAACCGTCTCCGGAGGCCGGGAAGTCCATCGGCTGGCACAAGGCATACGTCGAGGGCTCACGCCCCGATCTGCGAGTGCCGGTCCGCCAGGTGCACCTCACCAACGGGCAGTCGGTCACGCTGTACGACACGTCGGGCCCGTACACCGATCCACTCGCCGATACCGACGTCCGCAGGGGGCTGGCTCCGCTGCGGGAGAACTGGATCATCGCCCGCGGCGACACCGAGGAGTACGCGGGCCGTCCCGTCCGACCCGAGGACGACGGCATCAAGCACACCTCGCCGCGTGGCGGCCTGCGCAACCTCGACGCGGTCTTCCCCGGACGGCCGCGCCAGCCGCGCCGGAGCCGGGACGGCGAGGCGGTCACGCAGCTCGCCTACGCGCGCCGGGGCGAGATCACACCCGAGATGGAGTTCGTGGCCATCCGGGAGAACGTTTCTCCCGAAGTGGTCCGCGAGGAGATCGCCGCGGGCCGGGCGGTGCTGCCCGCCAACGTCAACCACCCGGAGATCGAGCCGATGATCATCGGCAAGCGGTTCCTGGTGAAGGTCAACGCCAACATCGGCAACTCCGCGGTCACCTCCTCCATCGAGGAGGAGGTCGAGAAGATGACCTGGGCGACCCGCTGGGGCGCTGACACGGTCATGGACCTGTCGACCGGCCGCAACATCCACACCACCCGTGAATGGGTGCTGCGCAACTCCCCCGTGCCCATCGGCACGGTGCCGCTCTACCAGGCGCTGGAGAAGGTCGACGGCCGCGCCGAGGAGCTGACCTGGGAGATCTACAAGGACACGGTCATCGAGCAGGCCGAGCAGGGCGTGGACTACATGACGGTCCACGCGGGCGTGCGCCTTCCGTACGTACCGCTCACCGCGAACCGCAAGACCGGCATCGTCTCGCGCGGCGGCTCGATCATGGCGGCGTGGTGCCTGGCGCACCACAAGGAGTCGTTCCTCTACGAGAACTTCGAGGAACTCTGCGAAATCCTCGCCGCGTACGACGTCACGTACTCGCTGGGCGACGGCCTGAGGCCCGGCTCGATCGCGGACGCCAACGACGAGGCGCAGTTCGCCGAACTCCGCACACTCGGGGAACTCAACCAGATCGCGAAGCGTTTCAACGTACAGACCATGATCGAGGGCCCGGGACACGTCCCGATGCACAAGATCAAGGAGAACATCGACCTTCAGCAGGAGATCTGCGATGAAGCTCCGTTCTATACGCTCGGCCCGCTGACCACCGACGTCGCACCGGCGTACGACCACATCACCTCCGGCATCGGTGCCGCGATGATCGCCTGGTGGGGCACGGCGATGCTCTGCTACGTCACCCCCAAGGAGCACCTGGGCCTGCCCAACCGAGACGACGTCAAGACCGGCGTCATCACCTACAAGATCGCCGCCCATGCGGCCGATCTGGCCAAGGGGCATCCCGGCGCGCAGGAGTGGGACGACGCACTGTCCGACGCCCGCTTCGAGTTCCGGTGGGAGGACCAGTTCAACCTCGCCCTGGACCCGGACACGGCACGGGAGTTCCACGACGAGACCCTCCCGGCGGAGCCCGCCAAGACGGCCCACTTCTGCTCCATGTGCGGGCCGAAGTTCTGCTCGATGAAGATCTCCCAGGACATTCGCCGTCGGCACGGCGACAGTCAGGCGGAGATCGAGGAGGGCATGGCTCAGAAGTCGAAGGAGTTCGCGGCGGCGGGCAACCGGGTGTACCTGCCGATCGCGGACTGA
- a CDS encoding cupin domain-containing protein translates to MKAFRLDELEAERAANEGAYLQFLREQNMSVGLYALNAGEHDPQKPHNQDEVYFVVSGRAQITVGMETTQVARGSVVYVPAGVAHKFHHISEDLRVLVVFSPPES, encoded by the coding sequence ATGAAGGCATTCCGGCTGGACGAACTGGAGGCGGAGCGCGCCGCCAATGAGGGCGCCTACCTGCAGTTTCTGCGGGAGCAGAACATGTCGGTCGGCCTGTACGCGCTCAATGCCGGCGAGCACGATCCACAGAAGCCGCACAACCAGGACGAGGTCTACTTCGTTGTGAGCGGCCGCGCCCAGATCACCGTGGGCATGGAGACCACGCAGGTGGCGCGCGGCAGCGTGGTGTACGTACCGGCCGGCGTCGCCCACAAGTTCCACCACATCAGCGAGGACCTGCGGGTGCTCGTGGTGTTCTCTCCACCCGAGAGCTGA
- a CDS encoding YibE/F family protein yields the protein MQERASGVGGGHEHGPGPAGPHGRGAESGGASGQGAGQGDGPGPDSGGGHGHGPGSGGWRGGGDGEGPGHGHSHSHAHGPAAPVSQHLRKVIAAVLIPFAAAVVVGLAVLWPGGAPPHERTGVGFDRQTQQATVTKVVELSCKDVNASGVPPTGDTSTAEGSSAVQQENGTCKKATIRVDTGKDKGRTFTEIVQPDQSRQLHEGQEVVVAYEPSAPKDLQYSVTDVNRRVPLSVLAGIFALAVVVVGRLRGVMALISLAISFLVLNFFILPAILQGSNPLVVAVVGSSAIMLMALYLCHGLSARTSVAVLGTLISLLLIGILGSVFIDWAALTGNTDDNTGLIHGLYPSIDMSGLLLAGIIIGSLGVLDDVTVTQTSAVWELHEANPTMGWRGLYRAGIRIGRDHIASVVNTLVLAYAGAALPLLLLFSIAQSSVGTVANSELVAEEIVRTLVGSIGLVASVPVTTALAALVVSADRPEKGAVPVGAQPGTAGAQPGPAARGGRGRRRKR from the coding sequence ATGCAGGAGCGCGCGAGCGGCGTCGGCGGCGGGCACGAGCACGGACCCGGCCCGGCTGGTCCGCACGGTCGCGGTGCCGAGTCGGGCGGCGCATCGGGCCAGGGGGCCGGCCAGGGCGATGGGCCCGGTCCCGACTCCGGCGGTGGTCATGGTCACGGCCCCGGATCCGGCGGGTGGCGGGGCGGTGGTGACGGTGAGGGGCCTGGGCACGGGCACTCGCACAGCCACGCCCACGGTCCGGCGGCCCCCGTCTCCCAGCATCTGCGCAAGGTCATCGCGGCGGTCCTGATCCCGTTCGCCGCGGCGGTGGTGGTGGGGCTCGCGGTGCTGTGGCCGGGCGGCGCCCCGCCGCACGAGCGCACCGGGGTCGGCTTCGACCGGCAGACACAGCAGGCCACGGTCACCAAGGTGGTCGAGCTGAGCTGCAAGGACGTCAACGCCTCGGGAGTGCCGCCGACCGGGGACACCTCCACCGCCGAGGGGTCCTCCGCGGTGCAGCAGGAGAACGGCACCTGCAAGAAGGCGACGATCCGCGTCGACACCGGCAAGGACAAGGGCCGTACGTTCACGGAGATCGTGCAGCCCGACCAGTCACGGCAGCTGCACGAGGGCCAGGAGGTCGTGGTCGCCTACGAGCCCTCCGCGCCCAAGGACCTGCAGTACTCGGTCACCGACGTGAACCGGCGTGTCCCGTTGTCGGTGCTCGCCGGCATCTTCGCACTCGCCGTCGTGGTCGTCGGGCGGCTGCGGGGTGTGATGGCGCTGATCTCGCTGGCCATCAGCTTCCTGGTGCTCAACTTCTTCATCCTGCCCGCGATTCTGCAGGGCTCGAACCCGCTGGTCGTGGCGGTGGTGGGGTCCAGCGCCATCATGCTGATGGCCCTCTATCTGTGCCACGGTCTCTCCGCCCGGACATCGGTCGCGGTACTCGGCACGCTGATCTCGCTGCTGCTGATCGGCATCCTCGGCTCGGTGTTCATCGACTGGGCCGCGCTCACCGGCAACACCGACGACAACACCGGCCTCATCCACGGGCTGTATCCGTCGATCGACATGAGCGGTCTGCTGCTCGCCGGCATCATCATCGGCTCACTGGGTGTCCTCGACGATGTGACGGTCACCCAGACGTCCGCGGTCTGGGAGCTGCACGAGGCCAATCCGACGATGGGCTGGCGCGGGCTGTACCGGGCAGGCATCCGCATCGGCCGCGACCACATCGCGTCCGTCGTCAACACGCTCGTCCTCGCCTACGCCGGTGCCGCGCTGCCGCTGCTGCTGCTCTTCTCGATCGCGCAGAGCAGCGTCGGCACGGTCGCGAACAGCGAGTTGGTCGCGGAGGAGATCGTGCGCACTCTGGTGGGCTCTATCGGCCTGGTCGCGTCGGTGCCGGTCACCACGGCCCTCGCGGCTCTGGTGGTCTCGGCCGACCGGCCGGAGAAGGGCGCGGTGCCGGTCGGTGCCCAGCCGGGTACGGCGGGCGCCCAGCCGGGCCCGGCGGCACGCGGCGGGCGAGGGCGACGGCGGAAGCGGTGA